A stretch of the Actinoalloteichus fjordicus genome encodes the following:
- the alr gene encoding alanine racemase, with amino-acid sequence MTSTQVTERAFPVTPVRPPTLETLPLAVAANLASARARTRSAIMAVVKADGYGHGAVPIATAAVDAGAEWLGVTDLAEAATLRAAGLTVPILSWLNPAGVDACLAAAERIDVAVGSADELRDLLAGAEATVRVHLQLDTGMARGGCPRHEWDELLGLARRGQLSRRIDVVGLMGHLPLADQADPPTNRPAVARMHEARRAAAKAGLGPLIVHLSATAGALTDPATHFGMVRIGAGLVGIDPSETVMLHGASRLTASIVHSTTVEARTSVGYGGDHVTDRPTRLGVLGVGYADGIPRDLARDAAVEIHGRRCRIVGRVSMDQIVVDTGPDPVPRGTTATVFGPDGGATPSIHDWARWARTIPHTIVTGIGPRVRRSIG; translated from the coding sequence GTGACGTCGACGCAGGTCACCGAGCGGGCCTTTCCGGTCACCCCGGTGAGGCCACCAACGTTGGAGACGCTCCCCCTCGCGGTCGCCGCGAACCTGGCGAGCGCACGGGCGCGGACGCGCAGCGCGATCATGGCCGTGGTCAAGGCCGACGGGTACGGCCACGGAGCGGTCCCGATCGCGACGGCCGCCGTCGACGCGGGCGCCGAGTGGCTCGGGGTGACGGACCTGGCCGAGGCCGCGACGCTGCGTGCGGCCGGACTCACGGTGCCGATCCTCTCGTGGCTGAACCCCGCCGGTGTCGACGCCTGCCTGGCCGCCGCCGAGCGGATCGACGTCGCCGTCGGGTCCGCCGACGAGCTGCGTGACCTCCTCGCCGGGGCCGAGGCCACCGTGCGGGTGCACCTCCAGCTGGACACCGGCATGGCCCGCGGCGGCTGTCCGCGTCATGAGTGGGACGAGCTGCTGGGTCTCGCCCGACGGGGGCAGCTGTCGCGGCGGATCGACGTCGTCGGTCTGATGGGACATCTCCCGCTGGCGGATCAGGCCGATCCCCCGACGAACCGGCCTGCCGTCGCTCGGATGCACGAGGCACGGCGGGCGGCGGCGAAGGCGGGTCTCGGTCCGCTGATCGTCCATCTCTCCGCCACGGCAGGCGCACTGACCGATCCGGCGACGCACTTCGGGATGGTGCGCATCGGCGCTGGACTCGTCGGCATCGACCCCTCCGAGACGGTCATGTTGCACGGGGCGTCCCGGCTGACGGCGTCGATCGTGCACAGCACCACCGTCGAGGCGCGCACCTCGGTGGGTTACGGCGGTGATCACGTCACCGATCGGCCCACCCGCCTCGGCGTCCTCGGCGTCGGCTATGCGGATGGGATCCCCCGCGACCTCGCACGGGATGCGGCGGTGGAGATCCACGGGCGGCGCTGTCGCATCGTCGGACGGGTCTCGATGGATCAGATCGTCGTCGACACCGGTCCGGACCCCGTCCCGCGCGGCACGACCGCGACGGTGTTCGGCCCGGACGGCGGCGCGACACCGAGCATCCACGACTGGGCCCGATGGGCCCGAACCATTCCGCACACCATCGTCACCGGCATCGGACCACGAGTGAGAAGGAGCATCGGATGA
- a CDS encoding D-alanine--D-alanine ligase family protein, with product MRQRILVIGGGQNAEHDVSTATASAVETALRERGFEVDALTIGPDGIWTHAQQSLGVRAIDSLAAAMRIIGHADVVFPAVHGALGEDGTLAALCALAQTRVVGSDLRAGAIGMDKWATKLVAQAVGIRTAPGRLVAANEIGDVEFEGEVVVKPVAGGSSFGVTLARDPARLHAALRTAAEFDRRILIEEVVHGREIDVAVLGEADGTRWAAPPLEIHAHGLFDTTMKYDGSARFTVPAALDTADHAALTRAALTMFDALGCAGVARIDFFLTDDGPVLNEVNTMPGMTAASQVPRMFAAAGLTYEELMSRLVDGASVPGVGLPIHARAAR from the coding sequence ATGAGACAGCGGATCCTGGTGATCGGCGGTGGACAGAACGCGGAGCACGACGTCTCGACGGCCACCGCCTCGGCCGTCGAGACGGCACTGCGCGAGAGAGGCTTCGAGGTCGACGCGCTGACCATCGGCCCGGACGGGATCTGGACGCACGCGCAGCAGTCGCTCGGGGTCCGCGCGATCGACTCGCTGGCGGCGGCGATGCGGATCATCGGACACGCCGACGTCGTCTTCCCCGCGGTGCACGGCGCGCTCGGCGAGGACGGGACCCTGGCCGCCCTGTGCGCTCTCGCGCAGACGCGCGTGGTCGGCTCGGACCTTCGGGCAGGCGCGATCGGGATGGACAAATGGGCGACCAAACTCGTCGCCCAGGCCGTCGGAATCCGCACCGCGCCGGGGCGGTTGGTGGCGGCGAACGAGATCGGCGACGTCGAGTTCGAGGGCGAAGTGGTCGTGAAACCGGTGGCGGGAGGCTCGAGCTTCGGCGTCACCCTGGCCCGCGATCCCGCCCGACTGCACGCCGCGCTCCGCACCGCCGCCGAGTTCGACCGGCGGATTCTGATCGAGGAGGTCGTCCACGGCCGGGAGATCGACGTCGCCGTGCTGGGCGAGGCCGACGGCACCCGCTGGGCGGCGCCGCCGCTGGAGATCCACGCGCACGGATTGTTCGACACCACGATGAAATACGACGGCTCGGCCCGATTCACCGTGCCCGCCGCGCTCGACACGGCAGACCACGCAGCCCTGACGAGGGCAGCGCTGACCATGTTCGACGCGCTCGGCTGCGCAGGGGTCGCCCGCATCGACTTCTTCCTCACCGACGACGGGCCCGTGCTCAACGAGGTCAACACCATGCCGGGGATGACGGCGGCCTCCCAGGTGCCGAGGATGTTCGCGGCGGCGGGCCTGACCTACGAGGAGCTGATGAGCCGCCTGGTCGACGGGGCGTCGGTGCCGGGCGTCGGGCTGCCGATCCACGCACGCGCAGCGAGGTGA
- a CDS encoding acyltransferase family protein, translating to MTAQRREGWPDVAKGVCIILVVLWHVVTKHVAHLDWPATAGMPAVWTLLSALSPLRMPLFFLVSGLFAARAVCSPHAATAVRRTTGLISLYVLWLTIQTFALAAAPDFDTARATGLGEYLAQLTVSPTNLWYLLALAVYLVVARLTRTLSTPLVLGSAFFLACIASAGLLPDWGNLWQLVQNLFFFLLGLRLRGRVANVAASATLPSMLGFGAGFAAAVVLVSMLDAREWFGVWPLLSIVAVLFGVTACALLDSRVPWLATPLRLLGQQTLPVYVIHMIPLALVHQALRGTAASAALATPVLSIIGPLLLTTVVVIGCLGAHRVLNRLGLGVLFDPLVVARRFRRSAGKDKS from the coding sequence GTGACCGCGCAGCGCAGAGAAGGCTGGCCCGACGTCGCCAAGGGCGTCTGCATCATCCTCGTCGTCCTCTGGCACGTCGTCACCAAGCACGTCGCGCACCTCGACTGGCCGGCGACCGCCGGGATGCCTGCGGTGTGGACGCTGCTCAGCGCGCTGTCACCGCTGCGGATGCCGCTCTTCTTCCTCGTCTCCGGACTGTTCGCCGCCCGCGCGGTGTGTTCGCCCCATGCTGCGACGGCGGTGCGGCGCACCACGGGGCTGATCAGCCTGTACGTCCTCTGGCTCACGATCCAGACCTTCGCGTTGGCGGCGGCGCCCGATTTCGACACGGCCCGCGCGACCGGCCTCGGCGAGTACCTCGCGCAGCTCACCGTGAGCCCCACCAACCTCTGGTACCTGCTCGCGCTCGCCGTCTACCTGGTCGTCGCCCGCCTCACCCGTACCCTGTCGACACCTCTCGTGCTGGGGTCGGCGTTCTTCCTCGCCTGCATCGCCTCGGCAGGACTGCTGCCGGACTGGGGGAACCTCTGGCAGCTGGTCCAGAACCTGTTCTTCTTCCTCCTCGGACTGCGGCTGCGTGGTCGGGTGGCGAACGTCGCCGCCTCGGCCACCCTGCCGTCGATGCTGGGGTTCGGGGCGGGCTTCGCGGCAGCCGTCGTCCTCGTCTCGATGCTGGACGCGCGCGAGTGGTTCGGCGTCTGGCCGCTGCTCTCCATCGTGGCCGTGCTCTTCGGGGTCACGGCGTGTGCGCTGCTCGACTCCCGGGTGCCGTGGCTGGCAACACCGCTGCGCCTGCTCGGTCAGCAGACCCTCCCGGTGTACGTCATCCACATGATCCCGCTCGCCCTCGTCCACCAGGCCCTGCGCGGCACGGCGGCGAGCGCGGCCCTGGCGACTCCGGTGCTGTCGATCATCGGACCGCTCCTGCTGACGACGGTGGTCGTCATCGGCTGCCTCGGCGCACACCGCGTACTGAACCGACTCGGTCTCGGCGTGCTGTTCGATCCGCTGGTCGTGGCTCGCCGGTTCCGGCGCAGCGCCGGGAAGGACAAGAGCTGA
- a CDS encoding DUF4184 family protein, with protein sequence MPFTLAHPAAVLPLLRRPFVAAALVAGAVAPDLPYYLSSLGLARASAQDWYGVLLPNATQTHSLAGLVLNLPFALALVALYGMVRAPITALLPAGVRLPGREPTAGWRAKARHALWLILSAVIGIASHLVWDAVTVSRLLQNASTVVGAVAIGWYLWRHRRRMRSRDEGDARLSPALRWSVAALLVLTPLTAVAVGVPGDYHGFRSVEVVDFDRPVTVDLGDGRSETTYPATTVEAPFGTLVEGMVTGAAKRAGTAFAAVLLLYSAAWQIAAVSRRSTPRPDSAAVSRRPAQDGEATTPVER encoded by the coding sequence TTGCCATTCACCCTGGCCCATCCCGCCGCGGTGCTGCCGCTGCTCCGTCGGCCGTTCGTCGCGGCAGCGCTGGTCGCGGGTGCCGTGGCGCCCGACCTCCCGTACTACCTGAGCAGCCTCGGTCTGGCCAGGGCAAGCGCCCAGGACTGGTACGGGGTGCTGCTGCCCAACGCCACGCAGACGCACTCGCTCGCGGGCCTGGTGCTCAACCTGCCGTTCGCCCTCGCGCTGGTCGCCCTCTACGGGATGGTGCGGGCGCCGATCACCGCGCTGCTCCCGGCCGGGGTCCGACTGCCGGGGCGGGAGCCGACGGCAGGCTGGCGAGCGAAGGCCCGGCACGCCCTGTGGCTGATCCTCTCCGCCGTGATCGGGATCGCCTCTCATCTGGTGTGGGACGCCGTGACCGTCTCCCGGCTGCTGCAGAACGCGAGCACGGTCGTCGGGGCAGTGGCGATCGGGTGGTATCTGTGGCGCCACCGACGCCGAATGCGCAGCCGGGACGAGGGGGACGCCCGCCTGAGTCCCGCGCTGCGGTGGAGCGTGGCGGCGCTGTTGGTCCTGACGCCCCTGACGGCCGTCGCCGTGGGAGTCCCCGGGGACTATCACGGCTTCCGCTCCGTGGAGGTGGTGGACTTCGACCGCCCGGTCACCGTCGACCTGGGGGACGGCCGGAGCGAGACCACCTACCCCGCCACGACGGTCGAGGCCCCGTTCGGCACCCTCGTCGAGGGCATGGTCACCGGGGCCGCCAAGCGGGCGGGCACCGCGTTCGCGGCCGTGCTGCTGCTGTACTCCGCAGCCTGGCAGATCGCCGCCGTGTCGCGCCGGTCGACGCCGAGGCCTGATTCCGCCGCCGTGTCGCGACGCCCGGCGCAGGACGGGGAGGCCACGACACCCGTCGAACGATAG
- a CDS encoding MFS transporter produces MSGQPGENPASADDGRSLWQRDFRRWLGSRTISSAGTEALTVVIPVLVYQQTGSAALTGATSALMSLPYLLFGLFAGALADRLSRRRLMVAADLTAAAVVASVPVVYLTGSVGAAHILVVAFVAWTAFVWFDAAAWGALISVVGRDQLVRANSVIWSFGITAGIAMPAVAGVVGSATHPSMMLAVSSVTYAVSAILILRIRTNLNPRIEGATQPRTSLLRTIRAGLEFIWRTVEIRLVALASVGLTLSSGAVIGILVVHLDRNLGIAADDWRVGLFFAAGAIGALSATILLPWSTRLIGSGRLSAVAFTLYIPALVAVLATEHWLPALGCWAIWYCTNTLAVINGVTLRQQLTPDELQGRVNTSARMIALGGTPVGAVLGGVLAESVGVRETQLLAIIPIALAALVLWFSPVRRFGLPS; encoded by the coding sequence GTGAGCGGGCAGCCGGGCGAGAATCCTGCTTCAGCGGACGACGGTCGCTCGTTGTGGCAGCGCGACTTCCGTCGCTGGCTCGGCAGTCGGACCATCTCGTCGGCGGGCACCGAGGCGCTCACCGTCGTCATTCCTGTCCTCGTCTATCAGCAGACCGGCTCCGCCGCGCTCACGGGAGCGACGTCGGCACTGATGTCGCTGCCGTATCTGCTCTTCGGTCTGTTCGCAGGCGCACTGGCCGACCGACTCAGCCGCAGGCGTCTCATGGTCGCCGCCGACCTCACGGCCGCCGCTGTCGTCGCGTCCGTTCCCGTCGTCTACCTGACCGGGTCGGTCGGCGCGGCGCACATCCTCGTTGTGGCGTTCGTCGCCTGGACGGCGTTCGTCTGGTTCGACGCCGCAGCATGGGGAGCGCTGATCAGCGTCGTCGGCCGAGACCAGCTGGTCCGCGCCAACTCGGTGATCTGGTCGTTCGGCATCACGGCCGGGATCGCGATGCCTGCGGTGGCGGGCGTGGTCGGGAGCGCCACTCACCCGAGCATGATGCTTGCCGTCAGCAGCGTGACCTACGCCGTCTCGGCGATCCTGATCCTCCGGATTCGCACGAACCTCAACCCCCGGATCGAGGGAGCCACCCAGCCCAGGACGTCCCTGCTGCGCACGATCCGGGCCGGACTGGAGTTCATCTGGCGAACGGTGGAGATCCGTCTGGTCGCCCTGGCCTCGGTGGGTCTCACGTTGTCCAGCGGTGCCGTCATCGGGATTCTCGTGGTGCATCTCGATCGAAATCTCGGCATCGCCGCGGACGACTGGCGGGTCGGCCTGTTCTTCGCCGCCGGTGCGATCGGCGCGCTGTCGGCGACGATCCTGCTGCCGTGGTCGACGAGGCTGATCGGGTCGGGCCGGCTGTCGGCCGTGGCCTTCACCCTGTACATCCCGGCCCTCGTCGCCGTCCTGGCGACGGAGCACTGGCTGCCCGCCCTGGGCTGCTGGGCGATCTGGTACTGCACCAACACGCTCGCGGTGATCAACGGGGTCACTCTTCGACAGCAGCTCACCCCGGACGAGTTACAAGGACGGGTCAACACCTCGGCACGGATGATCGCGCTCGGCGGCACCCCCGTCGGCGCGGTGCTCGGCGGTGTGCTGGCCGAGTCCGTCGGAGTCCGGGAGACGCAACTGCTGGCGATCATCCCGATCGCCCTCGCGGCGCTCGTCCTGTGGTTCTCCCCCGTCCGGCGGTTCGGCCTGCCGAGTTGA